In one Bradyrhizobium sp. 4 genomic region, the following are encoded:
- the fliR gene encoding flagellar biosynthesis protein FliR — MISGLTDSVLVTFIVFCRIGACLMLVPGYSSVNVPAQVRLFVALVTTFALTPILIAVLKPLTDNAAPLTLVLLICSELVVGSVIGLGGRVFFLALQTMATVMASAIGLSNIPGTPVGDTDPAPALVPLIMTSVTTLFFMTDQHWQVLRGLMNSYDVWHPGDRLGGSMPLDQLVGRLSEAFVLTLRIASPFIVYSVVVNLAVGLINKLTPAIPVYFISVPFVLFGGFLLLYLTSDELLTQFMLGVSSWLAE; from the coding sequence GTGATCAGCGGCCTCACCGATAGCGTGCTGGTGACGTTCATCGTGTTCTGCCGCATCGGTGCCTGCCTGATGCTGGTGCCCGGCTATTCCAGCGTCAACGTTCCGGCCCAAGTCCGCTTGTTCGTCGCGCTCGTCACGACGTTTGCGCTGACGCCGATCCTGATCGCCGTCCTGAAACCACTTACGGACAACGCGGCGCCGCTGACCCTCGTGCTGCTGATCTGTTCCGAGCTCGTGGTCGGCAGCGTCATCGGGCTCGGCGGTCGCGTGTTCTTTCTCGCACTCCAGACCATGGCCACCGTGATGGCCAGCGCAATCGGGTTGAGCAACATCCCGGGGACGCCGGTCGGCGACACCGATCCGGCGCCGGCCCTGGTGCCGCTGATCATGACGTCCGTCACCACGCTGTTCTTCATGACCGACCAGCACTGGCAGGTCCTGCGCGGCCTGATGAACTCCTACGACGTCTGGCATCCCGGCGACCGGCTCGGCGGCAGCATGCCGCTCGACCAGCTCGTCGGAAGGCTGTCGGAGGCATTCGTGCTGACGCTGCGGATCGCCAGCCCTTTCATCGTCTATTCGGTCGTCGTCAACCTGGCGGTCGGCCTGATCAACAAGCTGACGCCGGCGATTCCGGTCTATTTCATCTCGGTACCGTTCGTGCTGTTCGGTGGCTTCCTGCTGCTCTACCTCACCAGCGACGAGCTCTTGACGCAATTCATGCTTGGCGTCTCCTCGTGGCTGGCGGAGTGA
- a CDS encoding MFS transporter has product MIEQVKPFSVKRAALAATVGNMLEFYDFITYSFFAIQIGHTFFPTGSEYGSLMLSLATFGAGFVTRPIGGIVLGIYSDRIGRRPAMLLSFALMGLSILTIALTPSYQTIGLAAPVIVIAARMAQGFALGGEVGPTTAYLIEIAPPEHRALVVAWQPASQEIAATAGALVGVILSRTMAPEMLDAYGWRVAFLIGAVCLPFGFWMRRTLPETIPQAEAGAGTVEHTGHLSQARRHLGIIGLALMILASGTISTYVTQYMTTYAQNTLHVSSTLAFTVSLVSNGIQFVGALVGGWLADRLGRKPVMIWPQLATLLLTYPTFLWIVHAPGALSLLVGFGVLSVIGSLPFTAFYATFTEALPQNIRGGVFATVYAVAIASFGGTAQLVVTWLLHVTGNPLAPAWYLLLAAIVGLVAMSLMPETAPVKQRQTKI; this is encoded by the coding sequence GTGATCGAGCAAGTGAAGCCGTTCAGCGTCAAGCGCGCAGCATTGGCCGCCACCGTCGGCAACATGCTCGAATTCTACGACTTCATCACCTACAGCTTCTTCGCCATCCAGATCGGCCATACCTTCTTCCCGACGGGAAGCGAGTACGGCAGCCTGATGCTGTCGCTGGCGACTTTCGGCGCCGGCTTCGTGACGCGGCCGATCGGCGGAATCGTGCTTGGGATCTATTCCGACCGGATCGGCCGGCGGCCTGCCATGCTGCTGAGCTTTGCGCTCATGGGGCTATCGATCCTGACTATCGCGCTCACGCCGTCCTATCAAACGATCGGCCTTGCTGCGCCCGTCATCGTGATCGCGGCGCGTATGGCGCAAGGCTTTGCTCTGGGCGGGGAGGTTGGACCGACCACCGCCTATCTGATCGAGATCGCTCCGCCCGAGCATCGCGCGCTGGTGGTGGCCTGGCAGCCGGCGAGCCAGGAGATCGCCGCGACCGCGGGCGCGCTCGTCGGCGTCATCCTGAGCAGGACGATGGCGCCGGAGATGCTCGACGCCTATGGCTGGCGGGTGGCGTTTCTCATCGGGGCGGTGTGCCTGCCGTTCGGCTTCTGGATGCGCCGGACGCTGCCCGAGACGATCCCGCAGGCCGAAGCCGGTGCCGGCACCGTCGAGCACACCGGTCATCTTTCGCAGGCGAGACGGCACCTTGGCATCATCGGACTTGCGTTGATGATCCTGGCAAGCGGCACGATCTCGACCTACGTCACCCAATATATGACGACCTATGCGCAGAATACGCTGCATGTGTCATCGACCCTGGCTTTCACCGTGTCGCTGGTCAGCAACGGCATCCAGTTTGTTGGCGCGCTGGTCGGGGGCTGGCTGGCGGATCGTCTCGGTCGCAAGCCGGTGATGATCTGGCCGCAGCTCGCAACGCTGCTGCTGACCTACCCGACCTTCCTCTGGATCGTCCATGCCCCCGGCGCGTTGTCGCTCCTGGTTGGTTTCGGTGTTCTGTCCGTCATCGGCTCGCTGCCGTTCACTGCGTTCTACGCGACCTTCACCGAAGCGCTGCCCCAGAACATCCGCGGCGGCGTGTTCGCGACCGTCTACGCGGTCGCGATCGCCAGCTTCGGCGGGACGGCGCAGCTCGTGGTCACCTGGCTCCTCCACGTCACCGGCAATCCGCTGGCGCCGGCCTGGTACCTGCTGCTTGCGGCGATCGTTGGACTTGTCGCGATGAGCCTCATGCCCGAGACTGCGCCGGTGAAACAGCGTCAGACCAAGATCTGA
- a CDS encoding response regulator transcription factor yields MYIIVDDRESVTNSYVGGLVREGVSSIGFSSGEFWDWLQSASESDLAAVDAFLLGDCDTRGSLPRAMRKRSSAPIIAMSGQKMLKNTLELFESGVDDVVHVPIHLREILARTAAIARRRVGELPRPCETRIQVFFNGRDPEIAGHALTLPRRELRILEYMVSNHGKWVTKTQIFNAVYGIFEATFDESVIESHVSKLRKKLRDRLGLDAIVARRYVGYRLDIPAGETIDVPMQELDEVGILLNRAHTAPVAYPAGN; encoded by the coding sequence ATGTATATTATCGTTGATGATCGCGAGAGCGTCACGAACAGCTATGTCGGAGGGCTCGTTCGCGAAGGTGTATCGTCGATCGGCTTCTCCTCCGGAGAATTCTGGGACTGGCTGCAATCTGCGAGTGAATCGGATCTGGCCGCGGTGGACGCCTTCCTCCTCGGGGATTGCGACACCCGCGGAAGCCTGCCGCGGGCGATGCGCAAGCGCTCCTCGGCCCCTATCATCGCCATGAGCGGCCAGAAGATGCTCAAGAACACGCTGGAGCTCTTCGAGTCGGGCGTCGATGACGTCGTCCACGTGCCGATTCACCTCCGCGAGATCCTCGCCCGAACGGCCGCGATTGCGCGCCGCCGGGTCGGGGAACTGCCGAGGCCCTGCGAGACCAGGATCCAGGTCTTCTTCAACGGACGTGACCCCGAGATCGCTGGCCACGCCCTCACCCTGCCCCGCCGCGAACTGCGCATTCTCGAATATATGGTCAGCAACCACGGCAAGTGGGTCACCAAGACGCAGATCTTCAACGCGGTCTATGGCATCTTCGAAGCGACATTCGACGAGAGCGTGATCGAGAGCCACGTCAGCAAACTGCGCAAGAAACTCCGCGACCGCCTCGGCCTCGATGCAATCGTGGCCCGGCGTTACGTCGGATACCGCCTCGACATCCCGGCCGGCGAGACCATCGACGTGCCGATGCAGGAGCTCGACGAAGTCGGCATCCTGCTGAACAGGGCGCATACCGCCCCAGTGGCGTATCCGGCCGGAAACTGA
- a CDS encoding flagellar biosynthesis protein FlgN, with translation MQAQEGAAAMVMEQPAVDTEAMTTAAISGDALLPVLLPNVGGEVANDGAEAARSDEVRGLLAAIRRLEGIVEEETAALATGKKIDFDEFSARKSRSMLEFVRLMRARMHLGGELEITEEVQRLREKLERNRSILEMHYDAVREVATIIVKAIKDAESDGTYTGRAAQDGK, from the coding sequence ATGCAGGCACAAGAAGGCGCGGCGGCCATGGTGATGGAGCAGCCGGCCGTGGACACCGAGGCGATGACGACGGCGGCCATTTCGGGGGATGCCCTGTTGCCCGTGCTGCTGCCGAATGTCGGTGGCGAGGTGGCGAACGACGGTGCGGAGGCGGCGAGATCGGACGAGGTGCGCGGCCTGTTGGCTGCGATCCGCCGGCTCGAAGGCATCGTCGAAGAGGAGACGGCTGCGCTCGCGACGGGCAAGAAGATCGACTTCGACGAGTTCAGCGCCCGGAAGAGCCGGAGCATGCTGGAATTCGTCCGCCTGATGCGGGCACGAATGCACCTCGGCGGCGAGCTCGAGATCACCGAGGAGGTCCAGCGGCTGCGCGAGAAGCTCGAGCGAAACCGTTCCATCCTCGAAATGCATTACGATGCGGTGCGCGAGGTTGCGACCATCATCGTCAAGGCCATCAAGGACGCCGAGTCGGACGGCACCTATACCGGTCGCGCAGCACAGGACGGAAAATGA
- a CDS encoding MarR family transcriptional regulator, translating to MNLARESIELLEQVARILWFEGTKHGLRDREWMALRFLSRANRFSRTPSALASYVGTTRGTASFIIGELERLGYLERKRSAQDKRSVMLSVTQQGKKFLVRDPVNVLVEAIAVLEGEAKVSFRDALRHVLDQSDAAEQRHHTDVCKRCIFLREDRTTTDSRTTAEFSCRLFRAPIAEAEVDLLCTSFEHHRK from the coding sequence ATGAACTTGGCTCGCGAATCGATTGAACTGCTGGAACAGGTCGCCCGGATCCTGTGGTTCGAAGGCACCAAGCACGGCTTGCGTGACCGCGAGTGGATGGCGCTGCGTTTCCTTTCCCGCGCCAACCGGTTTTCCAGGACGCCGTCGGCGCTCGCGAGTTACGTCGGCACCACGCGTGGTACCGCCTCGTTCATCATCGGCGAGCTGGAGCGGCTCGGATATCTCGAGCGAAAGCGCTCGGCCCAGGACAAGCGGTCGGTGATGCTGAGCGTGACACAACAGGGCAAGAAGTTCCTGGTGCGCGACCCCGTCAACGTCCTCGTCGAGGCCATCGCCGTGCTCGAGGGCGAGGCGAAGGTCAGCTTCCGCGACGCGCTCCGCCACGTGCTGGATCAGTCGGACGCGGCCGAACAGCGGCACCATACCGACGTCTGCAAGCGATGCATCTTCCTCCGCGAAGATCGCACCACCACGGACAGCAGGACGACGGCCGAGTTCAGCTGCCGCCTGTTTCGGGCGCCGATCGCGGAGGCGGAGGTCGATCTGCTATGCACCAGCTTCGAGCATCACCGCAAATAG
- a CDS encoding nuclear transport factor 2 family protein encodes MAKDTKVIAANAAFYAAFSTGDFDEMERMWADDDAISCIHPGWPAIIGRATVIGSWRDILQSPERPQIVCAEPQAIVDGDSARVLCIEIVDGTALAAANHFRRVGDDWRLVHHQSSPIAQIVEQAEDDRASHRVH; translated from the coding sequence ATGGCAAAGGACACCAAGGTGATCGCCGCGAACGCAGCGTTCTACGCCGCCTTCTCGACTGGCGATTTCGACGAAATGGAGCGGATGTGGGCGGACGATGACGCCATTTCCTGCATTCATCCCGGCTGGCCGGCCATCATCGGCCGGGCCACGGTGATCGGAAGCTGGCGCGACATCCTGCAGAGTCCGGAACGGCCGCAGATCGTCTGCGCGGAACCGCAGGCCATCGTCGATGGCGACAGCGCGCGCGTGCTCTGCATTGAGATCGTCGACGGCACGGCATTGGCTGCGGCCAACCATTTTCGGCGCGTCGGCGACGACTGGCGCCTGGTGCACCACCAGTCCAGCCCGATCGCGCAAATTGTCGAGCAAGCTGAGGACGATAGAGCGAGCCACCGCGTCCATTGA
- a CDS encoding mannitol dehydrogenase family protein, with amino-acid sequence MRLDPTRLGRANLDRLPPGIRRPAYDRSRVTSGIVHLGLGAFHRAHQAVVIDNCLAAGATSWGIVGASLRSPDTRDALAPQDHLYTVAVRAAEGTEHRIIGALLDSVVARESPARLVERMADPAIRIVSLTVTEKGYCHTPQTGDLDERHPDIVHDLNNFDAPRSAPGFIVAALARRRALGAPPFTVLSCDNLAANGHTVQRIVTQFAALRSKDLGKWIADTAAFPSTMVDRIVPETTDGDRDAVSSALGLHDAWPVMTEPFTQWVVEDRFTAGRPDLAAAGVELVNDVKPFELMKLRLLNASHSALAYLGYLAGYETIADTMQDPHFARLAAQVMEEAAVTLTMPSGADLAAYRASLLKRFANPALHHRTWQIAMDGSQKLPQRLLGAIQDRLARNLPIATHALAVAGWMRYVSGLDEKGRTIDVRDPLAAEFADLAREAGPIAERLAPALLGVAKVFGPLGAEPRLREAVTVALGRLYKDGARRAVETLVSV; translated from the coding sequence ATGCGCCTTGATCCAACGCGCCTTGGCCGCGCCAATCTCGATCGGCTGCCACCAGGTATCCGCCGCCCGGCCTACGACCGTTCGCGCGTCACCTCCGGCATCGTGCATCTCGGCCTTGGCGCGTTTCATCGCGCCCACCAGGCCGTCGTCATCGATAATTGCCTTGCGGCCGGCGCCACCTCGTGGGGCATCGTCGGCGCCAGCCTGCGCAGCCCTGACACACGCGACGCCCTCGCCCCGCAGGATCATCTCTATACGGTCGCCGTCCGTGCAGCCGAAGGCACCGAACACCGCATCATCGGTGCGCTGCTCGATAGCGTGGTCGCGCGCGAGAGCCCGGCACGACTGGTCGAGCGAATGGCCGATCCCGCCATTCGCATCGTCTCCCTCACCGTCACCGAGAAGGGCTACTGCCACACGCCGCAGACCGGCGATCTCGACGAGCGGCATCCTGATATCGTGCACGACCTCAACAATTTCGACGCGCCGCGCTCGGCTCCCGGCTTCATCGTGGCCGCGCTGGCGCGCCGGCGGGCCCTGGGCGCCCCGCCCTTCACCGTGCTGAGCTGCGACAACCTCGCCGCCAACGGCCACACCGTACAGCGGATCGTGACGCAATTCGCCGCGCTACGCTCGAAGGATCTCGGCAAGTGGATCGCGGATACCGCGGCCTTCCCCTCGACCATGGTCGACCGCATCGTGCCGGAGACGACGGATGGTGACCGCGATGCGGTTTCATCAGCACTCGGTTTGCACGACGCATGGCCGGTCATGACCGAGCCGTTCACGCAATGGGTGGTCGAGGATCGCTTTACGGCAGGCCGGCCCGACCTTGCCGCCGCCGGCGTCGAACTGGTGAACGACGTCAAGCCGTTCGAGTTGATGAAGCTGCGGCTGCTCAACGCCAGCCATTCGGCGCTGGCCTATCTCGGCTATCTCGCCGGCTACGAGACCATCGCCGACACCATGCAGGATCCGCATTTCGCGCGCCTCGCCGCGCAGGTGATGGAAGAGGCCGCGGTGACGCTGACGATGCCATCAGGCGCAGACCTGGCCGCCTATCGCGCCTCGCTGCTCAAGCGCTTCGCCAATCCGGCACTGCATCACCGCACCTGGCAAATCGCGATGGATGGCTCGCAAAAGCTGCCGCAGCGGCTGCTCGGCGCGATCCAGGATCGTCTCGCCAGGAACCTGCCGATCGCGACGCATGCGCTCGCGGTGGCCGGCTGGATGCGCTACGTCAGCGGCCTCGACGAGAAGGGCCGCACCATCGACGTGCGCGATCCGCTCGCCGCCGAGTTCGCCGATTTGGCGCGCGAGGCAGGTCCCATCGCCGAACGATTGGCGCCCGCGCTGCTCGGCGTCGCGAAAGTGTTCGGGCCGCTAGGCGCGGAGCCGCGCCTGCGCGAGGCCGTGACCGTGGCGCTCGGCCGACTCTACAAGGATGGCGCGCGACGTGCGGTGGAGACCCTGGTCTCGGTGTGA
- a CDS encoding rod-binding protein, with amino-acid sequence MIVTATPDLVLDVLDAADPVTQRAATAKLDALKSSDADFAATMDAEVGKAKAKTAAADQSATKVSEPQSGAVNGAPVQVIKAPASGEVYRKFEAFILQTFVETMLPKESEEVFGKGTAGGVWKSMLAEQLGAQLAKGKGIGIAKQFAAAHPAGPDATGKAG; translated from the coding sequence ATGATCGTGACAGCGACACCCGACCTCGTTCTCGACGTCCTCGATGCTGCCGATCCCGTGACGCAGCGCGCGGCCACCGCGAAGCTCGACGCGTTGAAATCATCGGACGCGGATTTCGCCGCCACGATGGACGCGGAGGTCGGCAAGGCGAAGGCCAAGACGGCAGCTGCCGATCAATCCGCGACGAAGGTTTCGGAACCGCAGTCGGGCGCGGTGAACGGGGCGCCGGTGCAGGTGATCAAGGCGCCGGCATCCGGCGAGGTGTACCGCAAGTTCGAGGCCTTCATCCTCCAGACCTTCGTCGAGACGATGCTGCCGAAGGAGTCCGAGGAGGTCTTCGGGAAGGGCACGGCGGGCGGCGTCTGGAAGTCGATGCTGGCGGAGCAACTTGGTGCGCAGTTGGCAAAGGGCAAGGGCATTGGCATTGCCAAGCAGTTTGCTGCCGCGCATCCGGCGGGACCGGACGCTACGGGCAAGGCCGGATGA
- a CDS encoding SDR family oxidoreductase, producing the protein MRLFILGLGYSAQHFVRLFGGRFSHIAGTVRDPAQRGDLANIEVHAFSGSSPARETIERMRDADVLLVSIPPGSVGDPAIGAFSGLLAAGGDRKIVYLSTIGVYGGHAGGWVDESTPPKADLDRTRMRVAAEQAWTDTTGGDAAILRLAGIYGPGRNALVTLRAGTARRIIKPGQVFNRIHVDDIASAIMAAIHHPSGGTWNVCDDEPAPPQDVIAYAAKLMNVAPPPEEPFETAEMSAMARSFYASSARVSNAKMKRELGVTLAYPTYRHALEALWQAEEGG; encoded by the coding sequence ATGCGTCTCTTTATCCTTGGCCTCGGCTACAGTGCGCAGCACTTCGTCCGCCTGTTCGGTGGCCGCTTCTCGCATATCGCCGGCACGGTGCGCGATCCCGCGCAGCGGGGCGATCTCGCCAACATCGAGGTGCATGCTTTCTCCGGCAGCAGTCCGGCACGCGAGACGATCGAACGCATGAGAGACGCGGATGTCCTGCTCGTTTCGATCCCGCCCGGCAGCGTCGGCGATCCCGCAATCGGGGCCTTCTCCGGCCTGCTGGCGGCGGGCGGCGACCGCAAGATCGTCTATTTGTCCACGATTGGCGTGTATGGTGGTCACGCCGGCGGCTGGGTCGATGAGAGCACGCCGCCGAAGGCGGACCTCGACCGCACGCGCATGCGGGTCGCAGCGGAACAGGCGTGGACCGACACGACCGGTGGCGACGCCGCGATCCTGCGGCTTGCGGGTATCTATGGCCCCGGCCGTAACGCGCTGGTGACGCTGCGCGCTGGAACGGCCCGGCGCATCATCAAGCCGGGACAGGTGTTCAACCGCATCCACGTCGACGACATCGCGAGCGCGATCATGGCCGCGATTCATCACCCGAGCGGCGGCACGTGGAACGTCTGCGACGACGAGCCGGCGCCGCCGCAGGACGTGATCGCTTACGCGGCGAAGCTGATGAACGTTGCACCGCCGCCGGAAGAGCCGTTCGAGACCGCCGAGATGTCGGCGATGGCCCGCAGCTTCTATGCGAGCAGCGCCCGCGTCTCCAACGCGAAAATGAAGCGCGAGCTCGGCGTCACGCTTGCTTATCCGACCTACCGCCACGCCCTCGAGGCGTTGTGGCAAGCGGAGGAAGGAGGATAG
- a CDS encoding serine hydrolase domain-containing protein, translating to MKNIAMIAATAAAITFGAARAAPLPEASPDDAGFSKQGLARLDNFFAREIAAKRVPGAVVAIARDGKLVHYKAYGMLDPDKGTPMPIDAIFALASMTKPMAAVAGLTLMEQGKLPLQAKLSDYYPGFADMKVGVQQADGSLKLEPQASPIFIHDLYRHTSGLMYGGRPDSASPVARQYPEGTAPAIEGDTQAFIDRITKLPLAHQPSTEFEYGFSIDVLGAVVEKVSEQKLGDYLAANVWQPLGMKDATFHPTDAQRPRLARPFANDPLTGKPQAIKLLDTPTKFDCGGACSFATVGDYIRFGQMLLDGGDLDGQRILGPRTVHHMTTNHLGPEIKNNVANIEPHRAGFGFGLSVAVRTSEGLSSVPGNPGEFTWNGAYGTQFFCDPKERLVVVVGTAAPGELRKYYREQVQDIVYGAMVK from the coding sequence ATGAAGAACATCGCCATGATCGCCGCGACCGCTGCCGCCATCACGTTCGGCGCAGCGCGCGCCGCACCGCTGCCCGAAGCTAGTCCAGACGACGCCGGCTTCTCGAAACAAGGCCTTGCACGGCTCGACAATTTCTTCGCGCGTGAGATCGCCGCCAAGCGTGTCCCCGGCGCGGTCGTCGCGATCGCCCGTGACGGCAAGCTCGTGCACTACAAGGCCTACGGCATGCTGGATCCGGACAAGGGCACGCCGATGCCTATCGACGCGATCTTCGCGCTGGCTTCGATGACCAAGCCGATGGCCGCAGTCGCGGGCCTGACATTGATGGAGCAGGGCAAGCTGCCGCTCCAGGCCAAGCTGTCCGACTATTATCCCGGCTTTGCCGACATGAAGGTCGGCGTTCAGCAGGCCGACGGTTCATTGAAGCTCGAACCGCAGGCATCACCGATCTTCATTCATGACCTGTACCGACACACGTCTGGCCTGATGTACGGCGGCCGCCCGGACAGCGCGAGCCCGGTGGCACGGCAATATCCGGAAGGCACCGCGCCAGCGATCGAAGGTGACACTCAGGCCTTCATCGATCGCATCACCAAACTACCGCTGGCGCATCAGCCCTCGACCGAGTTCGAATACGGTTTCTCGATCGACGTGCTCGGCGCCGTCGTCGAGAAGGTGAGCGAGCAGAAGCTCGGCGACTATCTCGCCGCCAACGTCTGGCAGCCGCTCGGCATGAAGGACGCGACCTTCCACCCGACCGACGCACAGCGCCCTCGCCTCGCCCGCCCGTTCGCCAACGATCCGCTGACCGGCAAGCCGCAAGCCATTAAGCTTTTGGACACGCCGACAAAATTCGACTGTGGCGGCGCCTGCTCGTTCGCGACCGTCGGCGACTACATCCGCTTCGGACAGATGCTGCTCGACGGCGGCGACCTTGACGGCCAGCGCATCCTCGGTCCCAGGACCGTGCATCACATGACGACCAATCATCTCGGCCCGGAGATCAAGAACAACGTGGCGAACATCGAGCCGCATCGCGCCGGGTTCGGCTTCGGCCTCTCGGTCGCGGTCCGCACCAGCGAGGGATTGTCGTCGGTCCCCGGCAATCCCGGCGAGTTCACCTGGAACGGCGCGTACGGAACGCAGTTCTTCTGCGACCCCAAGGAGCGTCTCGTGGTCGTGGTGGGAACGGCGGCGCCGGGCGAGCTGCGGAAATATTATCGCGAACAGGTTCAGGACATCGTTTATGGCGCGATGGTGAAGTGA
- a CDS encoding dienelactone hydrolase family protein encodes MSIETTMTSDVVGLTKVAPVSRRGFMSATAAVAAGYTLAAGPVRAEAITTDTSGLRTGDAKIKVGSEEMPAYFARPAGDTKAPVIIVAMEIFGLHEYIKDVTRRLGKLGAFAIAPDYYFRKGVDLTKVTEIKDLLPIVNAKPDAELLSDLDATVAWAGSQGGDTGKLGIIGFCRGGRTVWEYAAHSGSLKAGVAFYGPPVDPANPLWPKSPMQLAPEMKAPVLGLYGSADTGIPVAQVEQLKAALEQNKKTAEFKIYPEAPHGFHADYRGSYRKDAAEDAWKQAQAWFKKYGVLS; translated from the coding sequence ATGAGTATCGAAACCACCATGACATCCGACGTCGTCGGGCTGACCAAGGTCGCCCCGGTCTCGCGCCGCGGATTCATGAGCGCCACCGCAGCCGTCGCCGCCGGCTACACGCTTGCGGCCGGGCCCGTGCGCGCCGAGGCGATCACGACCGACACCAGCGGCCTCCGGACCGGGGACGCCAAGATCAAGGTCGGTTCCGAGGAGATGCCTGCGTATTTCGCCCGCCCCGCCGGCGACACCAAGGCGCCGGTGATCATCGTGGCGATGGAGATTTTCGGCCTGCACGAATACATCAAGGACGTGACGCGGCGCCTTGGCAAGCTCGGCGCGTTCGCGATCGCGCCCGACTACTATTTCCGTAAGGGCGTCGATTTGACCAAGGTCACCGAGATCAAGGACCTGCTGCCGATCGTCAATGCCAAGCCGGACGCCGAGCTGCTGTCCGATCTCGATGCGACGGTGGCGTGGGCGGGATCGCAAGGCGGCGACACCGGTAAGCTCGGCATCATCGGCTTCTGCCGGGGCGGACGCACCGTCTGGGAATATGCCGCTCACAGCGGCAGCCTCAAGGCCGGCGTCGCCTTCTACGGTCCGCCGGTCGATCCAGCCAATCCGCTGTGGCCGAAAAGCCCGATGCAGCTCGCGCCCGAGATGAAGGCACCGGTGCTCGGCCTCTATGGTAGCGCCGATACCGGCATTCCCGTCGCCCAGGTCGAGCAGCTCAAGGCAGCCTTGGAGCAGAACAAGAAGACAGCCGAGTTCAAGATCTATCCGGAAGCGCCGCACGGCTTCCATGCCGACTACCGCGGCAGCTACCGCAAGGACGCCGCAGAAGATGCCTGGAAACAGGCGCAGGCCTGGTTCAAGAAGTATGGCGTCCTGAGCTGA
- a CDS encoding HAD family hydrolase: MQAEAPAIRPCDAAELIRRAAALIFDVDGTLAETEELHRQAFNHAFARHGLDWQWDRAVYKDLLRVTGGKERIRAHHERLRIAAPLSDVEIAELHRIKTAHYAELVETGCCPLRPGVTDLLAAAKARGQRLAIATTTSHGNIDALLSQALGKRWAADFDAIVAGDDVPHKKPAPDVYFEILVRLKLNAPDCVAIEDSANGLIAAARANIPVLITRSMFFRDDNFSQARVVLDDLSGLGVRRQNKKTEKQPHAQ, from the coding sequence ATGCAGGCAGAAGCGCCCGCCATAAGGCCATGTGACGCCGCCGAGCTGATCCGCCGCGCCGCCGCGCTGATCTTCGACGTCGACGGTACCTTGGCTGAGACCGAAGAGCTGCATCGGCAGGCCTTCAACCATGCCTTCGCCCGCCACGGTCTCGACTGGCAATGGGACCGGGCCGTCTACAAGGATCTGCTGCGGGTTACGGGCGGCAAGGAACGGATCCGCGCCCACCATGAAAGGCTGAGGATCGCCGCGCCATTGTCAGATGTGGAGATCGCGGAACTCCACCGCATCAAGACCGCGCATTATGCCGAACTGGTCGAAACCGGCTGCTGCCCCTTACGGCCCGGGGTGACGGATCTCCTCGCTGCTGCCAAGGCGCGCGGCCAGCGGCTCGCGATCGCGACGACCACGTCGCACGGCAACATCGATGCGCTGCTGTCGCAGGCTTTGGGAAAGCGCTGGGCCGCGGATTTTGATGCGATCGTCGCCGGGGATGATGTGCCGCACAAAAAGCCTGCGCCGGATGTCTATTTCGAGATCCTGGTGCGGCTGAAGCTCAACGCACCCGACTGCGTCGCGATCGAGGATTCCGCCAACGGGCTGATCGCAGCCGCGCGGGCGAACATTCCCGTGCTCATCACCAGAAGCATGTTCTTCCGGGACGACAATTTTAGCCAGGCGCGGGTCGTGCTGGATGACCTGTCTGGGCTCGGGGTGAGGCGCCAAAACAAAAAAACTGAAAAACAACCCCATGCACAGTAG